Genomic DNA from bacterium:
TATTGATCAGAGGCCCCCGTTTTCCATTAAGCCCTGGACAGAACGAACATGATTAAGGTACACCGCCGGTATGGTGATCATATTTTAAGGAGGTAGCATGAAACAATATATTTTTCTGGCTCTCCTGCTCTCTCTGCTTTCCGGGACCGGAACCGGCTCCGAATGGTTTTTAGATTTCGAGGGCGGGGCGGCCTTCACCGGGTACAATGACGTTCAGATCCCCAGCGACAGCGGAACCAGGTTCTCCCTGGCAGATGAGATCGTCTCCTCGCCTGCTATTGCTCTGCGGTTCCGGGGAGGAGTGACCCTGGCGGAAAGGCATACGGTATTTGCCCTGGCGGCGCCACTCACCGTCCGGGGGACGGGGACCCTGGAGCGGGACATCAACTACCAGGGCCAGCTGTTTCACCAGGGCACAGCAGTGCATTCCTCCTACCGTTTCGATTCCTACCGGCTTACCTACCGCTACTCAATTGTTGACAAGCCCGCTTTCGGGCTGGGGGCCGGCCTGACCGCCAAGATCCGTAGCGCCGACATCGCCCTGATGAGCGACTCCGCCTTCGCCCGCCGCACCGACCTAGGGGTGGTCCCGCTGATCAACCTGATGGCCCGTTATAATATGACGGAAAAGGCCGGCCTGCTGCTGGAGAGCGACGCCTTGTGGTCGCCCTACGGCCGGGCCGAGGATGTGCTGCTGGCCTTCCAGTACAGCCCCAAGGAAAGCCACTCGCTCCGGATAGGCTACCGGATGCTGGAGGGCGGCGCCGACGGCGGGGGCAAAGTTTACACTTTCTCCCTGTTCCATTACCTGACGGCCGGAATAACCGTAAAATTCTGAAAGATATTCCCATGCCTAGTTTTCAAAGCCGCCTGTTCGTGTTCCTGCTTAAATACCGGCACCTGCTGAAATTCCAGAAGAAAAGGACCACCACGGTAGACGGGGACACCTCCCTGCAGTCCCTGCGGGCCGAGGTCGAGCGGGGCGCGGACTTCTTCGGCAAGCTGCCGGATGGTTTCAGCCTGGCCCCGGTCATGATCGGCAGACTGGCCGCCGAATGGATGAGGCCCAAGGATGCGCCCAGGAACAAGGCCATCCTATATTTTCACGGGGGCGGGCTGGTGGTGGGTTCCATCCGGGCCCACCGGGGCATAGTGGCCAAGTTCGTGAAAAAGTGCGGTGTGCAATCACTGTTGTTCGATTACGGCCTGGCCCCGGAGCATCCCTACCCCGCCGGGCTGAATGATTCGGTGGCCGCCTACAAGTATCTGCTGGAGCACGGCATCCAGCCTAAGGACATAGCGTTCATGGGCGATTCCGGCGGCGGCAATCTGGTCTTTGCAACCCAGCTGGCTCTTAAGGAACAGGGGCTTCCCCTGCC
This window encodes:
- a CDS encoding alpha/beta hydrolase yields the protein MPSFQSRLFVFLLKYRHLLKFQKKRTTTVDGDTSLQSLRAEVERGADFFGKLPDGFSLAPVMIGRLAAEWMRPKDAPRNKAILYFHGGGLVVGSIRAHRGIVAKFVKKCGVQSLLFDYGLAPEHPYPAGLNDSVAAYKYLLEHGIQPKDIAFMGDSGGGNLVFATQLALKEQGLPLPGASIALSPWTDLSNSGESWTFNAQKDTLCWKESQTTFSRYYAGDNDPRDPLISPLFGDLRGLPPMLIFAGGDETLLSDSTRLAEKAKAAGVDVTLIVGKGLFHCYPACAPMFPEAKEAMDEICGFVKKHLKA